The Methylacidimicrobium sp. B4 genome contains a region encoding:
- a CDS encoding FmdB family zinc ribbon protein: MPTYEYECARCGAVLEVFQRISDPPLEECPKELCGEESGRCGGRLKRRISGGAGLLFKGSGFYLTDYRSEGYKKAAKAENESSSGEKTAAKKSSGSEAKKPAA; this comes from the coding sequence ATGCCTACGTACGAGTACGAGTGCGCACGTTGCGGGGCGGTCCTCGAGGTCTTTCAACGGATCTCGGATCCTCCCTTGGAGGAGTGCCCCAAGGAGCTCTGCGGAGAGGAGAGCGGCCGCTGTGGCGGCCGGCTCAAGCGGAGAATCTCCGGAGGAGCCGGTCTCCTCTTCAAGGGATCGGGCTTCTACCTCACCGACTACCGGAGCGAGGGCTACAAGAAGGCCGCGAAAGCCGAGAACGAATCCTCCTCCGGCGAAAAGACGGCTGCGAAGAAGTCCTCCGGCAGCGAGGCCAAGAAGCCCGCCGCCTAA
- a CDS encoding GreA/GreB family elongation factor produces MSSEEGRSSEEITSAPAAESLPLSVGDYCLHRSWGFGLIREISLDAGSVIIDFQEKPRHRMQWEYALQSLEPVSRDHIFVWKAEKLSTLREQAASDPVAVVEICVRSFGEGATPEALQEALTPTVVAQEEWKKWWDGVRRVMRREGRFEVPSRKNQPIRIVTTVVPAWQKLFFALDQSASSKAAVEAARALAKAEKIPAGGREQAVAAIDRILSSGGGASSGELLELAVIRDELLAAIGKGPESGELAVSQWLPEDRPGLQKALSVMASSAQKEVLRRLVLEKGGAVSLLLDLLPGASARTADAIVTVLAEGGRAKELLERLERAVRERTIGSDALAWICRTRDELFRPLFRPDLFFCILYLLERESSGVAKKGSKLYELLTGKLDLLHAILAGAQPTDARDVARAALASPALRELDKRSLLGAIIKKHPGVQDLVTGDQQKNSEASLIVSWKSLAEKKQELETLVTKQIPENTREIAIARSYGDLRENHEYKAAKEMQGVLLRRKAELEAALARARATDFSEVAIDSVNVGTRVILQDLATGKERRVTILGAWDSDPAAGVVSYLAGLGQALLGRRPGEEVELPSEGKGKGSLVRVERIEPAGPIPA; encoded by the coding sequence ATGTCGTCCGAAGAGGGCCGTTCATCCGAGGAGATAACCTCGGCTCCTGCTGCGGAAAGCCTACCCCTGTCGGTTGGAGACTACTGTCTCCACCGGAGCTGGGGGTTCGGGCTCATCCGGGAGATCTCGCTCGATGCCGGCTCGGTCATCATCGATTTCCAGGAAAAGCCGCGTCACCGGATGCAGTGGGAGTACGCGCTCCAATCCCTTGAACCGGTCTCCCGCGATCACATCTTCGTCTGGAAGGCCGAGAAGCTCTCCACGCTTCGGGAGCAAGCGGCGTCCGACCCGGTGGCGGTCGTCGAGATCTGTGTCCGCAGCTTCGGCGAGGGGGCGACTCCCGAAGCACTCCAAGAGGCGCTGACTCCGACGGTCGTCGCCCAGGAAGAGTGGAAGAAGTGGTGGGACGGGGTTCGCCGGGTCATGCGCCGGGAGGGCCGATTCGAGGTCCCGAGCCGGAAGAACCAGCCGATCCGCATCGTGACCACCGTCGTTCCCGCTTGGCAAAAGTTGTTTTTCGCATTGGATCAGTCGGCTTCCAGCAAGGCCGCCGTCGAAGCGGCCCGGGCCCTTGCGAAGGCCGAGAAGATTCCCGCGGGAGGCCGAGAGCAGGCGGTGGCGGCGATCGATCGGATTCTTTCGTCGGGCGGCGGTGCGAGCTCGGGAGAGCTGCTCGAGCTGGCGGTCATTCGAGATGAGCTTCTGGCGGCGATCGGAAAAGGGCCCGAGTCGGGAGAGCTTGCTGTTTCGCAATGGCTTCCGGAAGACCGGCCGGGGCTGCAGAAAGCCCTGTCGGTCATGGCCAGCTCGGCGCAGAAAGAGGTGCTGCGCCGCCTCGTCCTAGAGAAGGGCGGGGCGGTCTCCCTTCTCCTGGATCTTCTGCCCGGCGCCTCCGCGCGGACCGCGGACGCCATCGTCACGGTCTTGGCCGAGGGGGGGAGGGCCAAGGAGCTTCTTGAACGGCTCGAGCGCGCCGTGCGAGAGAGGACGATCGGGTCGGATGCCTTGGCGTGGATCTGCCGGACCCGGGACGAGCTCTTCCGCCCGCTCTTCCGTCCCGACCTCTTTTTTTGCATCCTCTATCTGCTGGAGCGCGAAAGCAGCGGCGTCGCCAAGAAGGGCTCGAAGCTCTACGAGCTGCTTACGGGCAAGCTCGATCTGTTGCATGCGATTCTCGCTGGTGCGCAGCCAACCGATGCGCGGGACGTGGCTCGGGCCGCTCTCGCGAGCCCCGCCCTGCGGGAGCTGGACAAGCGCTCCCTCCTGGGAGCGATCATCAAGAAGCATCCCGGCGTTCAGGACCTTGTGACGGGCGATCAGCAGAAGAATAGCGAAGCCTCCCTGATCGTCTCCTGGAAGAGCCTGGCGGAGAAGAAGCAGGAGCTCGAAACCCTCGTCACCAAGCAGATCCCGGAAAACACCCGGGAGATTGCGATCGCCCGATCCTATGGGGATCTGCGCGAGAACCACGAGTATAAGGCGGCAAAGGAGATGCAGGGAGTCCTCCTGCGCCGGAAGGCGGAGCTCGAAGCCGCCCTGGCGCGGGCCCGGGCGACCGATTTTTCCGAGGTGGCGATCGACTCCGTCAACGTCGGAACCCGGGTCATCCTTCAGGATCTGGCAACGGGCAAGGAGCGGCGGGTCACGATTCTCGGGGCTTGGGATAGCGATCCGGCGGCTGGAGTGGTATCGTATTTGGCTGGTCTGGGACAGGCCCTTCTCGGACGCAGGCCCGGCGAGGAAGTCGAGCTGCCGTCGGAAGGGAAGGGAAAGGGCTCCCTGGTCCGCGTCGAGCGGATCGAGCCGGCGGGCCCGATCCCGGCGTAA
- a CDS encoding metalloregulator ArsR/SmtB family transcription factor has translation MDSANSSPIRNQKYSILAEIKRSNGLSVGELAERMNLSYMGVKQHCNSLEKEGFLSTQRRAKRVGRPEKVYVLTEKANQFFPQKGTPFALELLESVEDVYGPLAVDRLLHRLYRRRVEALRSRVSGAGLEERARQLAQAREEEGCMSRYEPAGAPAGQILEFHSPVLEILDRFPRTRELERRLFEQLLDARVERREDRAGGALKVVFLLLGSRERPPGHTSAGEPPAEAVEHGDVAAPAPAVEAKS, from the coding sequence ATGGATAGTGCCAACTCTTCGCCGATTCGGAACCAGAAATACTCGATCCTCGCCGAAATCAAGCGGAGCAACGGGCTTTCGGTGGGGGAGCTGGCGGAGCGGATGAACCTCTCCTACATGGGGGTCAAGCAGCATTGCAACTCCCTGGAGAAGGAGGGGTTTCTCTCGACCCAGCGAAGGGCGAAGCGGGTGGGCCGCCCGGAGAAGGTCTATGTCCTGACCGAGAAGGCCAATCAGTTCTTCCCGCAAAAAGGGACCCCCTTTGCCCTCGAGCTTCTGGAGTCGGTCGAGGACGTCTACGGCCCTCTGGCCGTCGACCGGCTCCTCCACCGGCTCTACCGCCGCCGCGTCGAGGCACTGCGATCCCGGGTCTCGGGCGCCGGGCTGGAGGAACGCGCTCGGCAACTGGCCCAGGCCCGAGAAGAGGAGGGCTGCATGAGCCGCTACGAGCCGGCCGGCGCCCCCGCCGGACAGATCCTCGAGTTTCACTCTCCGGTCCTGGAGATCCTCGACCGGTTCCCGCGAACGCGCGAGCTCGAGCGAAGGCTCTTCGAGCAGCTGCTGGATGCTCGAGTCGAAAGACGGGAGGACCGGGCGGGAGGCGCGCTCAAGGTCGTCTTTCTCCTGTTGGGCTCCAGAGAGCGTCCGCCCGGCCACACCTCGGCCGGCGAGCCTCCCGCAGAAGCGGTGGAGCACGGGGACGTCGCGGCTCCTGCTCCCGCCGTCGAAGCGAAGAGTTAG
- the serA gene encoding phosphoglycerate dehydrogenase has protein sequence MSATFTILIADSISPKGVELLSANPSVRVLERTGLSEDQLVEVAPSCDAILVRSQTKITRRILEKAERLRVVGRAGVGVDNVDIAAATERGIVVMNTPGGNTIATAEHAVALMLALARSVPQADASMRAGAWNRKAFEGVELCGKVLGIVGMGRVGTEVARRALGFNMRVICFDPYLSPARVQNLPVQVAEDLDTVLKEADFLTLHSPLTPETKGLLDAHRLALCKKGVRIVNCARGGLIVASDLRQALDSGQVAGAALDVYDPEPPPADFPLRSLPNVILTPHLAASTAESQEQVGIEIAHAVLDLLVNGTIRNAVNIPNVDPRTASLLRPYLSLAERLGLFMGQWAPNRMSRVTLSYAGKVNDHDTTPVTRAALKGLLRKVAGAEVNEVNAAYLADTLGIVVSETKTTQAGEFTDWIGMEIQVDSATLQAGATFWGTAQRLVQINGNPIEAPLEGALLVLENRDRPGIVGRVGSILGERSVNIASMSLARAEHGSRAVSVLHVDGAPGNEVLEEILRVPDVYSVRLVQI, from the coding sequence ATGTCCGCTACATTCACCATCCTGATCGCCGACTCGATCAGCCCGAAGGGGGTCGAGCTTCTCTCCGCCAATCCCTCCGTCCGCGTCCTCGAAAGGACGGGCCTCTCCGAGGATCAACTGGTCGAGGTGGCTCCGTCGTGCGACGCGATCCTGGTCCGAAGCCAAACCAAGATTACTCGACGGATTCTCGAGAAGGCGGAGCGCCTCCGGGTCGTCGGCCGAGCCGGGGTCGGCGTGGATAATGTCGACATCGCCGCGGCGACCGAGCGCGGGATCGTCGTCATGAATACCCCCGGGGGAAACACGATCGCTACGGCCGAGCACGCGGTGGCGCTCATGCTCGCGCTGGCGCGCAGCGTCCCCCAGGCCGATGCCTCGATGCGCGCAGGTGCTTGGAACCGGAAAGCCTTCGAAGGAGTCGAGCTCTGCGGCAAGGTGCTGGGGATCGTCGGCATGGGACGGGTCGGCACGGAGGTGGCTCGGCGCGCCCTCGGCTTCAACATGCGCGTGATCTGCTTCGACCCCTATCTCTCCCCCGCTCGCGTCCAGAACCTTCCGGTGCAGGTCGCCGAGGATCTCGACACCGTTCTGAAGGAGGCCGACTTCCTGACCCTCCACTCCCCGCTGACACCGGAGACCAAGGGGCTGCTCGATGCGCACCGGCTCGCCCTCTGCAAGAAGGGTGTCCGGATCGTCAACTGCGCACGGGGAGGGCTGATCGTCGCCAGCGATCTTCGTCAGGCGCTCGATTCGGGCCAGGTGGCGGGAGCCGCCCTCGACGTCTACGATCCCGAGCCGCCACCCGCCGACTTCCCCCTCCGCTCGCTCCCGAACGTGATCCTCACCCCCCATCTGGCCGCCTCTACGGCGGAATCCCAGGAGCAGGTCGGAATCGAGATTGCGCACGCGGTGCTCGATCTTTTGGTGAACGGGACGATTCGCAACGCCGTAAACATCCCCAACGTCGATCCGCGGACGGCCTCCCTCCTCCGCCCCTACCTGTCGCTGGCCGAGCGGCTCGGTCTCTTCATGGGCCAGTGGGCGCCGAACCGGATGAGCCGGGTGACCCTTTCCTATGCCGGGAAGGTCAACGACCACGACACGACCCCCGTGACGCGCGCCGCCCTCAAAGGGCTGCTGCGGAAGGTGGCCGGGGCGGAAGTCAACGAGGTGAACGCCGCCTACCTCGCCGACACCTTGGGTATCGTCGTCAGCGAGACCAAGACGACTCAAGCCGGCGAGTTCACCGATTGGATCGGGATGGAGATTCAGGTCGATTCAGCCACGCTGCAGGCGGGTGCGACGTTCTGGGGAACGGCGCAGCGGCTGGTGCAGATCAACGGCAACCCGATCGAGGCGCCGCTCGAAGGAGCGCTGCTGGTCTTGGAAAATCGCGATCGGCCCGGCATCGTCGGCCGAGTGGGCTCGATCCTGGGCGAGCGCTCGGTGAACATCGCCTCGATGTCCCTGGCTCGCGCCGAGCATGGCTCCCGAGCCGTCAGCGTGCTTCACGTCGACGGTGCCCCCGGGAACGAAGTGCTCGAGGAGATCCTGCGGGTCCCGGACGTCTATTCGGTCCGGCTGGTGCAGATTTAG
- a CDS encoding DUF488 domain-containing protein produces the protein MPSHPRIRIRRIYEAPGADEGYRVLVDRVWPRGISKEKAGIDAWDRDLAPSTALRKWFGHEPSRWKEFALRYRSELAGKTERLHELLRAAGSRDLTLLYGARDTEHNQAVVLREALVDLATGARTLSATD, from the coding sequence ATGCCTTCGCACCCTCGGATTCGGATCCGGCGCATCTACGAAGCACCGGGAGCCGATGAGGGCTATCGTGTCCTGGTGGATCGCGTCTGGCCCCGGGGGATTTCCAAGGAGAAGGCAGGAATCGACGCTTGGGACAGAGATCTGGCTCCCAGCACGGCGCTCCGGAAATGGTTCGGCCACGAGCCAAGCCGCTGGAAGGAGTTCGCGCTCCGCTACCGGAGCGAGCTTGCGGGAAAGACGGAGCGGCTGCACGAGCTCCTCCGGGCCGCGGGCTCCCGCGATCTCACCCTGCTCTACGGCGCACGGGACACGGAACACAACCAGGCGGTGGTCCTGCGGGAGGCGCTCGTGGATCTGGCGACCGGCGCCCGCACCCTCTCCGCCACCGATTAA
- a CDS encoding HAD family hydrolase: MRWDGLIWDLDGTIALTEREGHLPACNAAFAALGLPIRWSWEEFQGLLTIPGNELRMRRALEALSPPPGELEALARQLGQWKRKIYLERFLPCTVLRPGIRARIREAREKGMRQAIVSTTDEAQIAALLALHLPEEAGWFSPILGKESGRKTASDSPLYRRCLAEWGLPPERVLAIEDSAVGLRAARAAGIPCLITQNDYTAGQDFAGATWVGTDLADHSLDRLEREIRSS, from the coding sequence ATGCGCTGGGATGGGCTCATCTGGGATCTCGACGGGACGATCGCGCTGACCGAACGCGAGGGGCATCTCCCCGCCTGCAACGCGGCCTTTGCGGCGCTGGGTCTCCCGATCCGCTGGAGCTGGGAGGAGTTCCAGGGGCTCTTGACCATCCCGGGAAACGAGCTGCGGATGCGGCGCGCCCTGGAAGCCCTCTCCCCTCCTCCGGGTGAGCTCGAAGCACTGGCCCGCCAGCTCGGGCAATGGAAGAGGAAGATCTACCTCGAACGCTTTCTTCCCTGTACCGTTCTTCGACCGGGGATCCGGGCGCGGATCCGGGAGGCGCGGGAAAAGGGAATGCGGCAGGCGATCGTCTCGACCACGGACGAGGCGCAGATCGCGGCCCTGCTGGCGCTCCATCTCCCGGAAGAGGCGGGTTGGTTCTCTCCGATCCTGGGAAAGGAGTCCGGGAGGAAGACCGCTTCTGACTCCCCGCTCTACCGGCGCTGCCTGGCCGAGTGGGGGCTCCCTCCCGAGCGGGTCCTGGCGATCGAGGACTCGGCGGTCGGATTGCGCGCGGCGCGTGCGGCGGGCATCCCCTGCCTGATTACCCAAAACGACTATACGGCCGGTCAGGATTTCGCAGGGGCAACCTGGGTGGGAACGGATCTTGCCGATCATTCCCTCGACCGGCTGGAGAGGGAGATCCGGTCGTCTTAA
- a CDS encoding histidine phosphatase family protein: MTRREQGERGEAVRYPRIFVARHCKTSWNLEHRIQGRTDIPLCEEGLREARANCVLLRDLPIDRIFSSPLARGRQTAEIYGAALGVPIEAWPEWIEVHMGEWEGHTRKELSAREPAEYERWLADPSRVPLPPIGGEDIGGARKRVVGALCSLVGRPERGVLIVLHKYIRALLHCAVFDLPLSRFSDEIVEPTAPSELPPDRVARLCR; encoded by the coding sequence GTGACGAGGAGAGAGCAGGGAGAGAGGGGCGAGGCCGTTCGATACCCCCGCATCTTCGTGGCACGGCATTGCAAGACGTCGTGGAACCTGGAGCATCGGATCCAGGGGCGAACCGATATCCCCCTTTGCGAGGAGGGGCTGAGGGAAGCCCGGGCGAATTGCGTGCTTCTCCGCGATCTCCCGATCGACCGGATCTTTTCAAGCCCGCTCGCCCGCGGTCGACAGACCGCGGAGATCTACGGAGCAGCGCTAGGGGTTCCCATCGAAGCATGGCCGGAGTGGATCGAGGTGCACATGGGGGAGTGGGAGGGCCACACGCGCAAGGAGCTCTCGGCTCGGGAGCCGGCCGAGTACGAACGGTGGCTGGCCGATCCCTCCCGGGTGCCGCTGCCTCCCATCGGGGGAGAGGATATCGGCGGCGCGCGCAAGCGCGTTGTCGGCGCCCTCTGCTCGCTGGTCGGCCGTCCGGAGCGCGGGGTCCTGATCGTGCTCCACAAGTATATCCGAGCCCTGCTCCACTGCGCGGTCTTCGACCTGCCGCTCTCCCGCTTTTCGGATGAGATCGTGGAGCCGACAGCGCCTTCCGAGCTGCCGCCCGATCGCGTGGCAAGGCTCTGCCGGTAA
- the tkt gene encoding transketolase yields the protein MSSTTPPPVAPSLSPASEEDRLTALAANVVRGLAMDGVQKANSGHPGMPMGMADAAVVLWTRFLRFDPADPHWPDRDRFVLSAGHGSMLLYSLLHLCGYDLPMAELERFRQWGSRTPGHPEYGHTAGVETTTGPLGQGISNAVGMALAERWLAQKYNRPGHEVVRHRTFVIASDGDLEEGVSHEAASLAGHLRLGKLVVLYDDNHISIDGPTSLSFSEDVLGRFAAYGWNVRRINGLDRSEVESALTWATSQEERPTIIACRTVIGFGSPNRENTAKAHGEPLGAEEVKLAKERLGLPVDPAFYVPEEVRSFFRAVAKKGADERSRWLEAFAAYRKEFSLEAERFEIALRRDLPAGWDQGMPGFPLEKPLATRAASGAVLNGIFEKVGYLLGGSADLTPSNNTLAKGVKEIRPDDLTGAYLHYGIREHGMGSLMNGMAVHGGIRPYGGTFLIFSDYMRPPIRLAAMMQVPVVYVFTHDSIGLGEDGPTHQPVEQLTALRAIPNLVVFRPADATETAEGWRVALERKDGPTALILTRQALPVLDRSRFAPASEARRGGYVLAGDAEPEVILIATGSEVSLALAARELLSGEKIRSRVVSLPSWELFARQPASYREQVLPAGIRARVSVEAGVTLAWPRWIGSDGEAVGIDHFGASAPYATIYKEFGLTGEAVAEAARRTLARTRG from the coding sequence ATGAGTAGTACAACTCCCCCCCCAGTTGCCCCCAGCTTGTCCCCTGCTTCCGAGGAAGACCGGTTAACCGCCTTGGCGGCCAACGTCGTTCGTGGCTTGGCGATGGATGGGGTCCAGAAAGCGAATTCGGGCCACCCCGGGATGCCCATGGGAATGGCCGATGCGGCCGTCGTTCTCTGGACCCGCTTCCTGCGCTTCGATCCCGCCGATCCCCACTGGCCCGATCGCGACCGGTTCGTCCTCTCGGCCGGGCATGGTTCGATGCTCCTCTACAGCCTGCTCCACCTGTGCGGCTACGACCTGCCGATGGCCGAGCTCGAGCGCTTCCGGCAGTGGGGCAGCCGGACCCCGGGCCATCCGGAATATGGTCACACGGCGGGAGTGGAGACGACGACCGGGCCATTGGGCCAGGGGATCTCCAACGCGGTCGGGATGGCGCTGGCCGAACGGTGGCTGGCCCAGAAGTACAACCGGCCGGGCCACGAGGTGGTCCGCCACCGGACCTTCGTGATCGCCAGCGACGGCGATCTCGAGGAAGGCGTCTCCCACGAGGCGGCTTCTCTTGCCGGCCATCTGCGGCTGGGCAAGCTCGTGGTGCTTTACGACGATAACCACATCAGCATCGATGGGCCGACCTCGCTCTCGTTCAGCGAAGACGTTCTCGGCCGCTTCGCTGCTTACGGCTGGAATGTCCGAAGGATCAACGGGCTCGACCGCTCCGAGGTCGAATCCGCGCTGACCTGGGCGACCTCCCAGGAAGAGAGGCCGACCATCATCGCCTGCCGGACCGTGATCGGCTTCGGAAGCCCCAACCGGGAGAACACCGCCAAGGCCCATGGAGAGCCTCTGGGGGCGGAAGAGGTGAAGCTGGCGAAGGAGCGCCTCGGCCTTCCGGTCGATCCGGCCTTCTACGTCCCCGAGGAGGTGCGGAGCTTCTTCCGGGCTGTTGCCAAGAAGGGGGCGGACGAGCGGAGCCGTTGGCTCGAGGCCTTTGCGGCCTACCGGAAGGAGTTCTCCCTCGAAGCGGAACGGTTCGAGATCGCCCTGCGCCGGGATCTGCCCGCGGGATGGGATCAGGGGATGCCTGGCTTCCCGCTCGAGAAGCCGCTCGCCACGCGCGCCGCTTCCGGGGCCGTCCTCAACGGGATCTTCGAGAAGGTCGGCTACCTTCTCGGCGGCTCCGCCGACCTGACCCCATCCAACAATACGCTGGCCAAGGGGGTCAAGGAGATCCGCCCGGATGACCTGACGGGGGCCTACCTCCATTATGGCATTCGCGAGCACGGGATGGGCTCCCTCATGAACGGAATGGCGGTTCATGGGGGCATTCGCCCCTACGGGGGAACCTTCCTGATCTTCTCAGACTACATGCGCCCGCCGATCCGGCTGGCCGCCATGATGCAGGTGCCGGTCGTCTACGTCTTCACCCACGACAGCATCGGCTTGGGAGAGGATGGGCCCACCCATCAGCCGGTCGAGCAGCTGACCGCGCTTCGTGCGATCCCCAACCTGGTGGTCTTCCGCCCGGCGGACGCCACCGAGACGGCCGAAGGCTGGCGTGTAGCGCTTGAGCGGAAAGATGGCCCCACCGCCCTCATCCTGACCCGTCAAGCCCTTCCGGTGCTCGACCGGAGCCGCTTTGCGCCCGCCTCGGAGGCCCGGCGCGGAGGGTATGTGCTTGCCGGGGACGCGGAACCAGAGGTCATCCTGATCGCCACGGGCTCCGAGGTGTCGCTTGCGCTCGCGGCGCGAGAGCTCCTTTCCGGAGAGAAGATCCGTTCCCGGGTCGTGTCGCTGCCTTCCTGGGAGCTCTTCGCCCGGCAGCCCGCCTCCTATCGCGAGCAGGTGCTCCCCGCCGGGATCCGCGCCCGCGTCTCGGTCGAGGCCGGGGTGACGCTGGCTTGGCCGCGCTGGATCGGATCGGACGGCGAAGCCGTCGGCATCGACCATTTCGGCGCATCGGCGCCGTATGCCACGATCTACAAGGAGTTCGGCCTCACGGGGGAAGCGGTGGCGGAGGCCGCTCGCCGCACCTTGGCCCGGACACGGGGCTAG